The following proteins are encoded in a genomic region of Terriglobales bacterium:
- a CDS encoding DUF309 domain-containing protein, protein MSLDWTQGNLYEGLRCFHSGAFFEAHEHWELVWLKAQEPEKTFLQGLIQVTASFHHFQRGNCAGTISLLRSAMRRLEGYPEAFAGIAVAPLRAAVGLWLEALEAVPPSSPPPFPQLQLTPEGSLS, encoded by the coding sequence ATGTCACTCGATTGGACTCAGGGAAATTTATACGAAGGTCTGCGCTGCTTCCACTCCGGAGCTTTCTTCGAAGCTCACGAACACTGGGAATTAGTGTGGCTCAAGGCGCAAGAACCGGAAAAGACTTTCTTGCAGGGGTTGATTCAGGTCACTGCTTCCTTCCACCATTTTCAGCGTGGCAACTGCGCGGGAACTATTTCGCTGCTGCGATCGGCTATGCGCCGCCTGGAGGGATATCCAGAGGCCTTTGCCGGCATTGCGGTTGCGCCGCTGCGCGCGGCGGTCGGCTTGTGGCTTGAGGCCCTCGAAGCCGTTCCGCCGTCTTCCCCGCCGCCCTTCCCACAACTCCAACTGACGCCGGAAGGATCACTTTCCTAG
- the tsaA gene encoding tRNA (N6-threonylcarbamoyladenosine(37)-N6)-methyltransferase TrmO, with protein MPTIMDIPKNFDISPIGYVHSTLKKRSGAPRQGWEEGAPDARLEIHPAFVQALDGIKPGQEIWILTWLHESRRSVLKVHPRGEVLNPMMGVFATRSPDRPNPIGLHRAKVLSIDGDRWLQVQGLEAIDGTPIIDIKPVLERRGDF; from the coding sequence TTGCCCACTATTATGGATATCCCAAAGAACTTCGATATTTCTCCGATCGGCTATGTACACTCCACCCTCAAGAAGCGCTCCGGTGCTCCCCGTCAGGGATGGGAGGAGGGCGCGCCCGATGCACGGCTGGAAATCCATCCGGCTTTTGTCCAGGCCCTCGACGGCATCAAGCCTGGACAGGAAATTTGGATTCTCACGTGGCTCCATGAATCGCGGCGCTCGGTTCTCAAGGTGCACCCGCGAGGTGAGGTGCTGAACCCTATGATGGGGGTGTTTGCAACTCGCTCACCGGACCGGCCCAACCCGATAGGATTGCATCGTGCAAAGGTCCTGAGCATCGACGGGGACCGCTGGCTTCAGGTGCAGGGTCTGGAGGCAATCGACGGCACTCCGATCATTGATATCAAACCGGTTCTCGAACGCAGAGGCGATTTTTGA
- a CDS encoding twin-arginine translocase TatA/TatE family subunit, with the protein MFEGLFQPLHLIVILGIALLVFGPKKIPELGKGLGEAIRGFRSAMKEGQSTSESKSLDSKPLEP; encoded by the coding sequence ATGTTTGAAGGTCTGTTTCAACCCCTCCATTTGATTGTTATTCTGGGGATCGCTCTGCTTGTATTTGGTCCCAAAAAGATTCCCGAATTGGGTAAGGGTCTTGGCGAAGCCATTCGCGGGTTCCGCTCCGCGATGAAGGAAGGCCAGAGTACGTCGGAGTCCAAGTCGCTGGATTCCAAGCCGCTCGAACCATGA
- a CDS encoding iron-sulfur cluster-binding domain-containing protein — protein MHTSLSVALSSLFVLLGGFNTWLMLGTRGSSKSNRRLLVLAHRIAGYLFIAIYSVMLYYMILRIKGAVDELPPRITVHMVLALLLIPLLVMKILVARHQKGLHGVLHALGIAIFAISFTLVTLNIVWHVLRSATERPVSPVTSAIVLIFIFALFGVLLLREPGNATLHQTVVHPIEHEHADGPAQAIADHEPKGFPLILSRIQRQTHDSKTLRFIVPQNMRWSARAGQFLTFEWMIDGKRVARSYSICSSPTQTGYVEITPKRMPNGCVSIFLNDRAHPGLVVTARGPYGQFCFDAEKHKRIVLIAGGSGMTPMMAMLRYIDDLCLPVEVTFIYCVRTQDDVFFKTELMELQGSLKKFRYILVLSQPDSHWKGLSGHLNRQVIESNVENIATATFFLCGPPPFMENARKILQSLAVDPANIKQESFGSARQIMQTDLLQIDFVRSNKTCPSSGTRTILEIAEMNGVNVPYGCRQGQCGTCATRLLAGEVHMEREDGLGTELKAQGYILPCVSRARSDIQMDA, from the coding sequence ATGCATACATCTCTGAGTGTCGCCTTGAGCTCTCTTTTCGTGCTCCTGGGCGGATTCAATACCTGGCTCATGCTTGGAACTCGTGGCAGTTCCAAATCAAATCGCCGGCTGTTGGTTCTGGCCCATCGTATCGCCGGATATCTCTTCATCGCGATTTACTCCGTCATGCTCTATTACATGATCTTGAGAATTAAAGGCGCTGTGGACGAGCTGCCTCCGCGCATTACCGTGCATATGGTGCTGGCTCTTCTGTTGATTCCTCTGCTGGTTATGAAAATCCTTGTCGCACGCCACCAAAAGGGCCTGCACGGCGTTCTTCATGCCCTCGGCATCGCGATTTTCGCAATTTCTTTTACGTTGGTAACGTTGAATATCGTCTGGCATGTGCTTCGCTCAGCAACCGAGCGGCCGGTCTCACCTGTAACTTCCGCCATTGTTCTCATTTTTATTTTTGCGTTATTTGGGGTGTTGTTGCTGAGAGAACCTGGAAACGCCACCCTTCATCAAACTGTGGTTCATCCCATTGAACACGAGCACGCCGATGGTCCGGCCCAGGCCATTGCCGATCACGAGCCGAAGGGCTTTCCGCTTATCCTGTCACGAATCCAGCGGCAAACCCATGACTCCAAGACCCTGCGCTTCATCGTTCCGCAAAATATGAGGTGGTCGGCCCGCGCAGGCCAGTTCCTGACTTTCGAATGGATGATTGACGGCAAGCGAGTAGCTCGCTCCTACTCCATCTGTTCATCTCCTACACAAACCGGATACGTCGAGATTACGCCCAAGCGGATGCCAAATGGTTGCGTCTCGATATTTCTCAATGATCGTGCACATCCTGGACTTGTGGTCACGGCGCGCGGTCCCTATGGTCAATTTTGTTTCGATGCGGAAAAACATAAGCGTATCGTGCTGATCGCCGGCGGCAGTGGTATGACTCCTATGATGGCAATGCTGCGTTATATTGACGATCTTTGCCTGCCGGTGGAAGTTACATTCATTTATTGTGTCCGCACCCAGGATGATGTCTTCTTCAAAACGGAACTGATGGAACTTCAGGGGAGCCTGAAGAAATTTCGCTACATCCTGGTCTTGTCACAACCCGATTCTCATTGGAAGGGACTCAGCGGACATTTAAATCGGCAGGTGATCGAAAGCAATGTTGAGAACATCGCAACCGCTACTTTCTTTCTTTGTGGTCCCCCGCCATTTATGGAAAATGCCCGAAAGATTCTCCAATCGCTGGCAGTAGACCCGGCGAACATAAAGCAAGAGAGCTTTGGCAGCGCCCGGCAGATTATGCAAACCGACCTTCTCCAGATTGATTTTGTTCGCTCAAACAAGACGTGCCCCAGCTCGGGGACGAGAACCATCCTGGAAATCGCTGAAATGAACGGGGTGAACGTGCCTTACGGTTGCCGCCAAGGCCAATGCGGAACATGTGCAACCAGATTATTGGCAGGGGAGGTTCACATGGAGCGAGAAGACGGATTGGGGACAGAGCTCAAAGCGCAGGGCTACATACTCCCGTGTGTAAGCCGGGCGCGTAGTGACATCCAGATGGATGCTTGA
- a CDS encoding IS1595 family transposase, whose protein sequence is MTPKTLQQAIKHFSNEQTCIDAVAALRWPEGKPVCPSCGHKDHYYLAIQRRWKCKECWKQFTVKLGTIFEDSPLGLDKWLVALWMLVNCKNGISSYEVARDLGISQKSAWFMLHRLRLALQRGSLVKLGGPGSEVEADETYIGGKARNMHLSERKRRISSTGPKGKQPVWGVLERGGEVRCEVIPDTMKPRILKIVKKHIAAETALYTDNAGAYRGLDAEYIHKIVDHAEKYVDGRVHTNGLENFWSLLKRSIGGTYVSVEPFHLFRYLDEQTFRFNNRKDRNGNKLTDADRFSLALSQIAGKRLTFAEVTGKTNPSPAPF, encoded by the coding sequence ATGACCCCAAAGACTTTGCAACAAGCCATTAAACACTTCAGCAACGAACAAACCTGCATTGATGCCGTTGCCGCTCTGCGCTGGCCAGAGGGTAAGCCGGTTTGCCCATCGTGCGGACACAAAGACCATTACTACCTTGCCATTCAGCGCCGCTGGAAGTGTAAAGAGTGCTGGAAGCAGTTCACTGTGAAGTTGGGAACCATCTTTGAAGACAGTCCGCTTGGTCTCGACAAATGGCTTGTCGCACTTTGGATGCTGGTCAACTGCAAAAACGGAATCAGTTCTTACGAGGTGGCCCGCGATCTTGGTATTAGCCAAAAGTCTGCATGGTTTATGCTGCATAGACTTCGCCTCGCTCTGCAAAGAGGTTCCCTCGTAAAACTTGGCGGCCCAGGTTCCGAAGTTGAAGCAGATGAAACTTACATCGGCGGGAAAGCACGCAACATGCATCTATCGGAGCGCAAGCGTCGTATCTCGTCCACTGGCCCAAAGGGAAAGCAGCCAGTTTGGGGAGTGCTAGAACGCGGTGGCGAAGTCCGCTGCGAAGTGATTCCAGACACAATGAAGCCACGCATCCTAAAGATCGTAAAGAAGCACATCGCTGCCGAGACTGCGCTCTATACCGACAACGCTGGTGCTTACCGTGGCCTGGATGCGGAGTACATTCACAAGATCGTAGACCACGCCGAGAAGTACGTTGATGGCCGCGTACATACAAACGGATTGGAAAACTTCTGGTCACTGCTAAAGCGCAGTATTGGCGGAACCTATGTAAGCGTCGAACCATTCCACCTTTTTCGCTATTTAGATGAGCAAACATTTCGTTTCAATAATCGCAAAGACCGAAACGGGAACAAGTTAACTGACGCTGACAGGTTCTCGCTCGCATTGTCCCAGATCGCCGGTAAGCGCCTTACCTTTGCCGAAGTAACAGGTAAAACCAACCCGAGTCCAGCGCCTTTCTAA
- a CDS encoding OmpA family protein, with protein sequence MRRSTVAAAAMAFILLFAGLWGCSKSKQASQEPTAKPTPTVMAANTPSTPTPTPTPSPTPTVEPAATGPTQNIAAAERGGEIESTGEQCAFNTSLLIDKRLDPIWSAPTPVKFPQEFVLSFFDREPALIASVVITQPKDLNSAPKEVEVWTSDQVDSGFRQTASQTLPQAAGDQTITFTPLQARYVKLRIVSGYAPNSLQIGKIQVLETDQPGYMLLGTRNPEMVSWSQSPRFAAQKGADWLQTAAVDWQRSHSCFGCHVQSQVIMGLAVAEKGKYVVNRACLDELAKFTQTVQHDDGSYHDAQHITATSFASMALGYYADVAAQKDAKLKKAAEWLLKQQQKTGEVPSDHTEPPIDQGSLMITANSVYAFMAAYRQSHDPRFKRAADQGLVFISSTKPETTQDKVFLILGLSKYGTPLQRKLVPGVVDQLKKEQHPDGGWGERTDMQANAYATGQVLYAFKQAGESVETPEFEHAVQFLLAKQKDTGAWPSMNSQSGRPSEFAPTMWTVIGLAGSFRQAKTTEITQEADRIRISMQGAILFDFDKYDLKPEAEAVLEQIKSSIIDQHPNAKLVVEGHTDDRGSVEYNLKLSQRRAESVADWLAKHGVDASRLQSKGDGKANPKYPNDTEENRSRNRRVEISVLTGTSH encoded by the coding sequence ATGAGACGGAGCACAGTTGCGGCCGCCGCAATGGCTTTCATTCTGTTGTTTGCTGGCCTATGGGGTTGCTCAAAATCCAAGCAAGCTTCCCAGGAACCCACCGCCAAGCCAACCCCAACGGTGATGGCAGCCAACACACCATCGACTCCAACTCCCACGCCAACGCCATCGCCCACACCAACGGTCGAACCGGCCGCCACTGGCCCAACCCAGAACATCGCGGCTGCCGAACGCGGTGGCGAGATTGAGAGCACGGGGGAACAATGCGCTTTCAACACCAGCCTTCTGATTGATAAGCGTCTCGATCCGATATGGAGCGCGCCCACTCCGGTGAAGTTCCCGCAGGAATTTGTGCTGTCGTTTTTCGACCGCGAGCCCGCCCTGATCGCAAGCGTGGTGATCACGCAACCCAAGGACCTCAACAGCGCTCCCAAAGAAGTAGAGGTTTGGACTTCAGACCAGGTGGATTCCGGCTTCAGGCAAACCGCGTCGCAGACACTTCCGCAGGCAGCCGGCGACCAGACGATCACGTTTACTCCTCTGCAGGCGCGTTATGTAAAGTTGCGCATTGTTTCCGGCTACGCGCCGAACTCGTTGCAGATCGGCAAAATACAGGTGCTCGAAACCGACCAGCCCGGTTACATGCTGCTCGGGACCCGCAACCCTGAGATGGTTTCGTGGAGCCAATCGCCGCGCTTCGCCGCGCAAAAGGGCGCTGATTGGCTGCAGACTGCGGCGGTCGACTGGCAGAGGTCGCACTCCTGCTTTGGATGCCACGTGCAATCGCAGGTCATTATGGGGCTGGCGGTCGCGGAGAAGGGAAAGTACGTGGTCAATCGCGCATGTCTGGATGAGTTGGCGAAGTTCACCCAAACCGTCCAGCACGACGATGGCTCTTACCACGACGCACAGCATATTACCGCCACTTCGTTCGCGAGCATGGCGCTAGGCTACTACGCAGATGTTGCGGCACAAAAAGATGCGAAGCTGAAGAAAGCCGCCGAGTGGCTGCTGAAGCAGCAGCAAAAAACAGGAGAGGTGCCCAGCGACCATACCGAGCCGCCCATTGACCAGGGTTCGCTGATGATAACCGCCAACAGCGTTTATGCCTTCATGGCGGCGTACCGGCAATCCCACGACCCGCGATTCAAGCGGGCCGCCGATCAAGGTTTGGTATTTATCTCCTCTACGAAACCCGAAACCACGCAAGACAAGGTCTTCTTAATCCTGGGATTATCGAAATACGGCACTCCGCTGCAGCGAAAACTGGTGCCCGGAGTCGTGGATCAGCTCAAGAAAGAACAACACCCGGACGGCGGATGGGGTGAGCGCACCGACATGCAGGCTAACGCATACGCGACCGGCCAGGTGCTCTACGCATTCAAGCAGGCGGGCGAGAGCGTTGAAACGCCCGAATTCGAACATGCTGTGCAGTTTCTGCTTGCCAAGCAAAAAGATACGGGCGCGTGGCCTTCCATGAACTCGCAAAGCGGCCGGCCTTCGGAGTTCGCACCCACCATGTGGACTGTCATAGGGTTGGCCGGTTCGTTCCGCCAGGCGAAGACTACGGAGATCACACAGGAAGCCGACCGAATCCGTATCAGCATGCAGGGAGCGATCCTGTTCGACTTTGACAAATACGATTTGAAGCCGGAAGCCGAGGCCGTGTTGGAGCAGATTAAATCGAGCATCATCGACCAGCATCCCAATGCCAAGCTGGTGGTGGAAGGCCACACCGACGACCGCGGATCGGTTGAATACAACCTGAAACTCTCTCAACGGCGGGCCGAGTCGGTGGCCGACTGGCTGGCAAAACACGGCGTGGATGCTTCCAGGCTGCAATCGAAAGGCGATGGCAAAGCTAACCCCAAGTATCCGAATGACACGGAAGAGAACCGCTCAAGGAACCGCAGAGTAGAAATCTCGGTGCTCACCGGCACGAGTCATTGA
- a CDS encoding vanadium-dependent haloperoxidase — protein MKKILVIFALLCGSLSLPLSALTPAAEDDPDQQPAASASSASNPVVEWNKTLLMIVRTPGAQPRTIHPTRSFAIMHAAIYDAVNAIDRTHKSYLVHLSAPPRHASEDAAADAAAHDVLVALYPSLQAALDSEFQRLLAQIADGEDKMEGISIGQTVAGRTLALRSHDGSDAQPILFVFGNAPGDYQSTPPNFPKQPQFTHWPQVTPFALERANQFRPGPPPALTSDAYSDAFNEVKSLGIANGTASSPDQALTGRFWNGAIQNYWNEITQTAAVGHDLTTAQSARLFALLNIALADSVIAFYDAKYTYNLWRPVTAIRAGDIDGNPETAADPNWLPEVGNTAPDPSYPGAHAVISAAAADVLVSFFGRSRFNFSVTSEVMPGVQRSFANFPAAAEEATLSRIFAGAHFRFDLIRGQRLGHKVADFVVDNLLTSRNRNDESEDDR, from the coding sequence ATGAAAAAGATTTTGGTTATTTTTGCACTCTTATGTGGAAGTCTGTCTCTTCCGCTCAGCGCGTTAACCCCGGCTGCCGAAGATGATCCAGATCAGCAGCCAGCGGCCTCTGCTTCTTCGGCAAGTAATCCGGTTGTGGAATGGAACAAAACCCTTCTCATGATTGTTCGCACTCCAGGCGCGCAACCGCGCACCATTCACCCAACCCGTAGCTTTGCCATCATGCACGCCGCGATTTACGACGCCGTCAATGCCATTGACAGGACGCACAAATCTTATCTGGTCCACCTTTCCGCGCCACCGCGGCATGCTTCTGAGGACGCTGCAGCCGATGCAGCAGCTCACGACGTGCTGGTGGCGTTGTATCCGAGCTTGCAGGCAGCGCTCGACAGCGAATTTCAGCGGCTCCTGGCGCAAATTGCCGATGGGGAAGACAAGATGGAAGGAATCAGCATAGGCCAGACGGTAGCGGGCCGCACCCTGGCGCTACGCAGCCACGACGGATCGGATGCGCAACCCATTCTTTTTGTTTTTGGGAACGCCCCGGGAGACTATCAGTCAACCCCGCCGAATTTTCCCAAACAGCCTCAATTCACACATTGGCCGCAGGTTACTCCATTCGCCCTGGAGCGCGCCAACCAGTTTCGGCCCGGCCCTCCCCCAGCTCTTACCAGCGATGCCTACAGCGATGCCTTTAACGAAGTGAAGTCGCTAGGAATCGCCAATGGCACAGCCAGCTCTCCAGACCAGGCCCTCACCGGACGTTTTTGGAATGGAGCAATTCAGAACTACTGGAACGAGATCACGCAGACGGCGGCAGTGGGGCACGATCTAACCACGGCGCAGAGCGCCCGTTTATTTGCCCTGCTGAATATAGCGTTGGCCGATAGTGTAATCGCTTTTTACGATGCCAAGTACACGTATAACCTGTGGAGACCAGTCACAGCGATTCGCGCCGGAGACATTGACGGCAATCCTGAAACGGCTGCCGATCCTAATTGGCTACCTGAGGTTGGCAACACCGCTCCCGACCCATCGTATCCCGGCGCGCACGCGGTCATCAGCGCAGCCGCAGCCGACGTGCTGGTTTCGTTCTTCGGCAGGAGCCGTTTCAATTTCAGCGTAACCTCCGAAGTGATGCCTGGAGTGCAGCGTTCTTTCGCGAACTTTCCGGCTGCGGCTGAGGAGGCGACACTGAGCCGTATTTTCGCGGGAGCTCACTTCCGCTTTGACCTCATCCGGGGCCAGCGGCTGGGCCATAAAGTGGCCGATTTTGTGGTTGATAACTTGTTAACTTCCCGTAACAGGAATGATGAATCTGAGGATGACAGGTAA
- a CDS encoding 3-oxoacyl-[acyl-carrier-protein] synthase III C-terminal domain-containing protein: MRIVSVASALPQHYYSQAEITDALKAQWAGELSNPQVLDRLYPRAGVQGRALSLPLEDYKRGYTWGERNTTWLQVAQYLGEAAIGKALAAAGVSKDQLGAFFFVSVTGIASPSVDARLINRMGLSANIKRVPIFGLGCVGGAAGIARAADYVKAHPDEAAVLLSVELCSLTWQRADVSAANVISSMLFGDGAAAVVVCGRNMSHSGPEILATRSIFYPNSEELMGWDISENGFRIVLSPDVPKIILEHLGKDVDEFLGAQGLCRCDIKTWIMHTGGPKVLEATESALKLPKGALDVSWNCLRKAGNLSSASVLLVLENFMTSKRPKSGSYGLLAAMGPGFCSELVLIRW; the protein is encoded by the coding sequence ATGAGAATTGTCAGCGTCGCAAGCGCGCTTCCACAGCACTATTATTCGCAGGCGGAAATCACCGACGCTCTCAAGGCACAATGGGCGGGCGAACTCAGCAACCCACAAGTGCTTGACCGCTTGTATCCCCGAGCGGGCGTTCAAGGGCGCGCCTTATCGCTCCCCTTGGAGGATTACAAGCGGGGTTACACCTGGGGCGAGAGAAATACCACCTGGTTACAGGTTGCCCAATATCTCGGCGAAGCGGCCATCGGCAAAGCCCTGGCTGCGGCGGGTGTTTCCAAAGATCAACTGGGCGCATTTTTCTTTGTCTCGGTTACGGGAATTGCAAGTCCATCCGTAGACGCGCGTCTCATCAATCGCATGGGGCTTTCTGCCAACATCAAGCGCGTTCCTATCTTCGGGCTGGGCTGCGTCGGCGGGGCAGCCGGGATTGCGCGTGCTGCCGATTATGTAAAAGCCCACCCCGATGAAGCCGCGGTCCTGCTTTCGGTGGAATTATGTTCACTGACCTGGCAACGGGCTGATGTTTCGGCCGCAAACGTGATCTCGTCGATGCTCTTTGGTGACGGGGCGGCGGCTGTGGTTGTTTGCGGCCGAAACATGAGTCACTCTGGCCCCGAAATTCTTGCAACTCGTTCCATCTTTTACCCAAACTCCGAGGAGTTGATGGGTTGGGACATTTCCGAAAACGGCTTCCGCATTGTGCTCTCCCCGGATGTTCCCAAGATAATCCTCGAACATTTGGGCAAAGACGTGGATGAGTTCCTGGGCGCACAAGGCTTGTGCAGATGCGACATCAAAACATGGATCATGCACACGGGAGGACCTAAAGTGCTCGAAGCCACTGAGTCGGCCCTAAAACTTCCCAAGGGAGCGCTTGACGTCTCATGGAATTGCCTGCGGAAGGCCGGAAACCTTTCTTCTGCCTCGGTGTTGTTGGTGCTGGAAAACTTTATGACAAGCAAACGTCCTAAATCGGGAAGTTACGGTCTGCTTGCCGCCATGGGGCCCGGTTTCTGTTCGGAACTGGTTCTGATTCGCTGGTGA
- a CDS encoding SMI1/KNR4 family protein has translation MTESDIRRIEETLGVVLPSDYRQFLLSDADEAQRIVRELPFRAPLWVNADEIICENQLARETSDVMTIGESEADEIPWPDRYVVVGTNGGGDYWFVHADGGERGLWFWQHESHSVTQNNPTFREYMEEIRRDVEDPERRRTYGG, from the coding sequence GTGACGGAGAGCGATATTCGCAGAATCGAAGAGACTCTCGGAGTCGTATTGCCGAGTGACTACAGGCAATTCCTATTGTCAGATGCGGACGAGGCGCAACGTATTGTCAGAGAGCTACCGTTCCGCGCGCCCTTGTGGGTCAACGCTGACGAGATTATTTGCGAGAACCAACTGGCGCGCGAGACGTCGGATGTCATGACGATCGGGGAGAGCGAAGCCGACGAGATCCCGTGGCCTGACCGATACGTCGTGGTCGGGACGAATGGCGGCGGGGATTACTGGTTTGTTCATGCTGATGGCGGCGAGCGCGGGCTCTGGTTCTGGCAGCACGAGAGTCACAGCGTCACCCAAAACAACCCGACGTTCCGGGAGTACATGGAGGAGATCCGACGCGATGTCGAGGATCCTGAGAGGCGCCGAACGTACGGGGGATGA
- a CDS encoding sigma-70 family RNA polymerase sigma factor codes for MSKVTPNPVQVEAGDFELVEASIAGDMSAFDELIRRHDGKVFRAAQCIMKNREDAEDVMQEAFLNAFRKLHQFQKKSKFSTWLVRITVNQALMKLRDRPKTIIFSLDEEPEDPNETRPREIGDWDHNPEQLCYASELQETLSDMLHSLRPNMRMAFLLRDMEGFSMEEIADTLGLTAAAVKTCLFRARQQLRKKFSKHLKKKHGFAGGRNFRMPRMIAIRKEAYV; via the coding sequence ATGAGCAAGGTGACGCCCAATCCGGTGCAAGTCGAAGCCGGCGACTTCGAACTGGTAGAGGCCAGCATTGCCGGCGATATGAGCGCCTTCGACGAACTCATACGAAGGCACGATGGCAAAGTCTTCCGCGCCGCCCAGTGCATCATGAAGAACCGAGAAGATGCGGAAGACGTAATGCAAGAGGCATTTCTGAATGCTTTTCGCAAGCTGCACCAGTTCCAGAAAAAGTCGAAGTTTTCGACCTGGCTGGTGCGGATTACCGTGAACCAGGCGCTCATGAAATTGCGCGACCGTCCCAAGACGATCATATTTTCCCTGGATGAAGAGCCTGAGGACCCGAACGAAACCCGGCCTCGGGAAATTGGAGATTGGGACCACAATCCCGAGCAACTCTGTTACGCCTCTGAATTGCAGGAGACACTCTCTGACATGCTGCACAGCTTGCGGCCGAACATGAGAATGGCATTCCTGTTGCGTGACATGGAAGGGTTTTCCATGGAGGAGATTGCCGACACCCTCGGGCTCACAGCCGCCGCGGTCAAAACCTGCCTCTTCCGGGCACGCCAGCAGCTTCGCAAGAAATTCAGCAAACACCTTAAAAAGAAACATGGGTTCGCGGGAGGCAGAAACTTCCGCATGCCGCGAATGATTGCCATAAGAAAGGAAGCGTATGTTTGA